The window CGCCAGGGGCTGACCACCGCCCAGGTCCCTTGTCTCAGCCGGCGCGCCGCCGAACGCCTCCAGCCCCATCCTACTCCATCCCCCATCCACCCGAAGAGGCTCTCCACTCCGCCGCCAGGAGAACTTCTGCTGCCCCTGCGGCTACAAATCAGGGGAGAGAACCACCGGCTTGCCACTATAGTCGGGAGCCTCAATCCCCCCATCTGCCGGACGAGCTTCTACACCCATCCGAGTTGCCCCACCGCAAGCTAGCCACTGAAGGTACTTCTGAATGTTTTACATCTATTATTACTATAAATGATTATCAAAAATTCAAAATTGTTGTCTTGCTAGCATGTCTTAGTATATTACTATATGAGGCCATTGATAGCTACACACACAAAAAGCAAACAAAATGTCTGATATAGCATAGACCAATCACATTGCTAGTTGGCCCCGTGGAGTGCACCTTTTCTTCTAGTTAGTAAATAAAAGATGAAACTTTACATGATTAGCAGGCTGAACACTcgtactggtcctcagtccaatctccTAAAAAGGAAAAGATCTCAGCTCTCCACTTAATTTTCCAATCTCCAGCATAACAGCGGTCGGAGAGAAAGGAGGAGTGGCGCCACCGGTGACTCCACACCTCTCCGTCCCCGACAACAACCAAATATTTGAGGTCAGGAAACCCCATTCCCTTCATCTCCTCCATCTCCTAGAAATAATTTCTTTATGTTATTTCCTTGAGGAAAACCCTAGCTTGATTTCCCCTCATAACCCTAACTTTCCCTTACTACAACAGTGGAGTGGAGGGAGGAGAGCGGGTGGTGAGATAAGAGGAGGTAGATAGGTGATGAATCCAGTTGAGATTCCCCACTGGTAACATCCAGCTTctctttcgcaaaaaaaacatccaTCTTCTCTCTCCTTAACTTTGTGAATGTTATGTTGTATGTCAATTTGTTTTTGGGTGGCTGCTGTTGTTTCAGGTTCAATCCCGTTCCCAACTCAATGTGTGTGGATGGAAAGAGGCTGCGGCAATCTGCAATGCCTGTTGACCCCGTGTCCAAGGTGCTCGATGACGATAACCTTCTCATTGATATCCTCCTCCTAATCGGCTACCCCACCACCCTCATCTGCGCCTCTCTTGTCTGCAAACGTTGGTTCTATCATGCCTCTGACCCTGCCTTCCTCTGCCGCTTCCGCAAGCTCCACCCGCCCTGCCTCCTCGGCGTATATTTCAAGACCAGGGCGAACCGCTCACGCTTTGTGCCGATGCTACCGCAGCCCCCAGAGAATGATGCAGTCATCAGCTGCGCAAGCTCCAGCCTGGATGCACATAAACTCATCTTGGATGACTGCAATGACATCATCTTCACCAAAACATGTAACAACTGCAAAGAAGAACCCAGATCAATACATATAGTGCTCAACCCGCTCTGCCCTGCAAGAGGCATGGTTATCGTACCTCCATTCCCATGCTACGGACGACAGGACGGCTATTTCTACAAGTACTGTAAACTCCTATTCGAAGAAGAAAGTGACGGCTTGTCATACCTCTGTGTGCGGGGTGAACTTTCTAATGATGGAAGAAAATCTACCGTGTATGTGTATATGTTGCAAGATGGTGTTTGGTGCTTGCATACCTCAGCAACGACACAACTTCCTTGTCGGCCACAGATACTGAATCCTCTGCTTGTTGACAATAAAATCTACATGGCGGCCACCCAGAGTGAAACTCTTGTGTTGGATTTGACAGCCTCAAGTTTCTCCACATTTCAGGTCCCACAAGGGTTGGTTATTGGTTACAAACGAACCATGTTATCACGGGCATATGATAATTCTGGTGTATATCTCATTCATTTGAACGGGCTTCAGCTTTGCATCTGGCTGCGCACAGGGGACAACTGGTTGCTGGTGGATACCATCTGCTTGCGTGAGATGTATGCTAAATTGAGGATGGGGGTAAATGCTGAGTTTGTTTTCTTGAAGATGGGCCGATGCCTAGTCTATGTGGGTATCAAGTGCAGGAAGTTGTGTAAAGTGTATGAGATGACAAGCGAGGATCGATGGTTGGGTCGTATCCATCCTTGTATGATGATCTGGCCTCCCACACTccatgcgctcaaggatggtcctgcAAGGTTTGTCTTTTGGCCTTTGGGTGATGttattatattttgtttttgtgTGGTCGCATTAGAAGCATAGATGAAACATTTATAATAGGACGATGAGGGTGTTCCCTGTGTATGGGTGCTTGGTCGGCATGCTGGGAAGAAAAATGGAGGAACTGGGAATAAGTATGCGAATTTAGAGGAATGGGGGTTTGCTGCTGAACTGTGATCTTCAAGATATCATGTCTCAGATTGTTAATGTTGACTGTTTTCAGAATGTTCTCTTATAATTGAGTTAAGGGGTTTTCCTGGAAGCATTCTTGTGTTTATGCATCAAACGTTTTACACTGGCATGCTTGTGTTTATGCATCTCTGCTCTTCTGATTGAGATGTATCGCTACGAACTTTTTGCTCTTATATGCAAAGGTATAATAATATAATCTAACAACTTGTGCGATAGGTACCTGGTTAATGTTCCTttcaccctcctccatggccatCCTGTATGTTTTA is drawn from Triticum dicoccoides isolate Atlit2015 ecotype Zavitan chromosome 6B, WEW_v2.0, whole genome shotgun sequence and contains these coding sequences:
- the LOC119320366 gene encoding uncharacterized protein LOC119320366: MNPVEIPHWFNPVPNSMCVDGKRLRQSAMPVDPVSKVLDDDNLLIDILLLIGYPTTLICASLVCKRWFYHASDPAFLCRFRKLHPPCLLGVYFKTRANRSRFVPMLPQPPENDAVISCASSSLDAHKLILDDCNDIIFTKTCNNCKEEPRSIHIVLNPLCPARGMVIVPPFPCYGRQDGYFYKYCKLLFEEESDGLSYLCVRGELSNDGRKSTVYVYMLQDGVWCLHTSATTQLPCRPQILNPLLVDNKIYMAATQSETLVLDLTASSFSTFQVPQGLVIGYKRTMLSRAYDNSGVYLIHLNGLQLCIWLRTGDNWLLVDTICLREMYAKLRMGVNAEFVFLKMGRCLVYVGIKCRKLCKVYEMTSEDRWLGRIHPCMMIWPPTLHALKDGPAR